Below is a window of Flavobacterium cyclinae DNA.
TTAAAGATGGACCACATGGCGAAGGTGATGGTTTCGTAGGATTTATTCATAATGTTGTTATAGATAATCACTTGAAATTACATGATTCACCAGAAGATATCGAATTCTATTTCTGTGGACCGCCTATGATGAATCAAGCCGTTGTTAAAATGTGTGATGATTGGGGTGTGCCAAAAGAAAATGTTCGTTTCGACGACTTTGGAGGTTAATCCAAAATTTATATATCAAAACCGATTCAGAAATGAATCGGTTTTTTTGTTTTTTAACAGTTGTTAAAGATTATTTTTTATTACATTGCATTCAAATTTGTCCCAAACATATTTACAATGAAAAAAACTTACCTATTATTATTTTTATTTATTACTGTATTAGCCAAAGCCCAAATCGAACAAAAAAGACAATTAAAACTAACAGAACACAATAAAGAATCTGTTAGACGATTTGGAGTAATACGATGTTTATCAACTGAAGCCGATTCTCTTAGTAGAATCAAACACCCCGAGCGAGGATCCATTAACGACTTTGAAGAATGGTTAGCTCCAAAAATTACCGAATATAAACGTCAAGTTGCAAATGGTACTCTTAGTAGAGCAACTGTTTTAACAATTCCTGTTGTAGTTCACGTTATCCATGATGGAGATGCAGTAGGTACTGGTGAGAATATTAGCGATGCTCAAGTACTTTCTCAAATTAGAGTGTTAAACGAAGATTTTAGACGTATGTTAGGTACGCCTGGATATAATACAAGTCCAGTGGGTGCTGATATAGAAATCGAATTTTGTATGGCACAAACCGATCCTAATGGTGCGGCTACAAATGGTATAGATCGCGTTAATACCGGTGTTGCTAGTTATACTTCAATGGCTGCAACTGATGCTATGAAAACTACTACTATTTGGGATCCGACACAATATTTAAATATGTGGTCGGTTCGTTTTGGTGGAGGTATGGCAGGAACTCTAGGTTATGCTCAATTCCCAGACAACTCTGGATTAGCTGGATTGTCAGCTAGTGGAGGTGCTGCAAACACAGATGGAGTAGTTTCTTCATTTGATGCCTTTGGTTCACAAGCATATGCCGCAGGTTCTTATAATCCTACTTATAATTTAGGTAGAACAATGACACATGAAGTTGGTCATTGGGTAGGATTACGTCATATATGGGGAGATGGAAACTGTAGCGTAGATGATTTTTGTGCTGATACCCCAGGTTCAGATGCTGCTAATTTTGGTTGCCCAAATACAAACAGTTGTGTTGATGCTGCACCTGATCCAAGAGATATGGTTGAAAACTATATGGATTATACAGATGATGCTTGTATGAACATTTTTACCGAAGATCAAAAAACAAGAATTCGAACTGTTTTTACTGTTTCACCAAGAAGAATGGAATTGGCAAGTTCAACTAAATGTCAGCCGCCAGCTCCTATTATTGGATTCAACTTAGACGAAACATTAATTAATGAAGGTACAGATTGCGGTTATCAAGATGTTGTATTATCAGTAGGAATTCAAAAAGCACCTTCGGCAAATGCAACAGTTTCTTTTACCACATCTGGTAGCGCAACTCTTGGTTTGGATTTTGATATTTTCCCATCATCTGTTGTTTTTTCTGCAGGCTCAACCGCTTCTCAAAATGTAACAGTTAGAATTTACAATGATGGTGTTGTAGAGTCAACCGAAAATATTTTAATTGGATTATCTCTTTCTACTACTGGTGATGCAATAATCACAACAGGCACTTTAAAAGATCATTTAATTACAATTAATGATGATGATTATGCACCTTCACCATCAGTTGTTGTTGACATTATTAATGCCGATTTTAATTCTGGTGCAAATGGATTTACATCAACAGGTAATGCAGGTTCTGATTTATTTTTATTAGGAAATACAGCTTCAGCATCTAGTACATTTTGGAATGTTCAAAATACAAATACAACTCAGTTTGCATTTACTAATGATGATAGATGTAATTGTAATAAGAACAATGATATGTTGATTTCTCCAGTATTTAGTCTTGTTGGATACTCTAATGCTACCTTAACATTTGATCATGCTTTTGCAGATGTTGCTGCAGCTGAAGTTGGAGAAGTTCGTATTTCAGTAAATGGAGGAACTACTTGGACAACAATTCTTAATTTGACTAATACAAGCACTACAACAGGTAGCGGAATCTATTTCACCCCATGGGTAAATGGAAACACAATAGACTTAGCGCCTTATTTAGGACAAGCAAATGTTAGAATTGCTTTTCGTTATAGAGATGGAGGAGGATGGAATTATGGTATGGCAGTTGATAATGTAAGAGTGTTTTCGAGCACTGTTGCGGTAATTCAGGAAGCAGTAAATAGCACCAATAAAGATAATGGTCTTTTGAGAAATAATGAAACAGTAAATTGGTATGATCCAGCAACAAATAATGTGATGGGTACTATTCAAAATGCATCAACTTTTGATTATGGATGTACTACTGTAGAAGTAGATAGAAGTCAAGTTTCATTAGGAGCAGCAACGTGGCCTTTTATTGATGCAATTATTTCAAATCATCTTTTGGCAAAAACTTTTTATGTTAATCCTACAAATGATAATGCTACTGGAAACTATACAGTTTCATTTTATTATACTAATGCAGAAGTTACAGCATGGGAATCAGCAACAGGTAGATCAAGAACTGAATTACACGTAATAAAAGTTGTTGACAATTCAATTAGTTTAGTAAATGATACTAATTTTAGTAGTTACACTATTGAGGAAATACCAGTAACAATATCAGCTTTTGGTTCTGATGTAATTTTTCAAGCTACATTTACTACAAATTTAAGAGGAGGTTACGCTATAGGGCCTAAATCACAAATAAATTGTGGGGATATTACAACTACATGGAACGGTACAACTTGGTCTAATGGAAGCCCTAATAAACAAATTGCTGTTATTGTAGATGGAAATTATGATACCAATTTGAATGGTAATTTTGAATGTTGCAGTTTAGCGGTAAATTCAGGTGTAAATTTCGATATCAAATCAAACAACTATATTTTAGTAGTTAATGAGGTAACCAATAATGGAAATTTTACTATTTCAAACAATGGTTCGTTAATACAAGAAAATGATTTAGCTGTTAACACAGGAAATATTTCTTATGAACGAATTGCTTCTGTAAAATTACAAGATTATGTGTATTGGTCTTCACCAATTTCAGGTTTTGATGTACATAATATTTCACCATTAACACCTTCAAATTTTTATTGGACATGGAATCCAACAATAGTGAATTCAAATTCTGGACAAGGAGATTGGGTTAACGCATCTTCAACTATGAATCCGGGTGTGGGTTACATTGTAAGAGCTCCAAATGGATTTAGTAATTCGGTTAATCAAAATTGGGTTGTTAATTTTAATGGAGGAGTTCCTAACAACGGAGTGTTTACTCCTTCAATTTCTAGAGGTAATAATGTGAATTCAGGTTTAACAACACCTAGCGGCGTAACTCTAGCTGATACAGATGATAATTGGAATTTAATTGGTAATCCATATCCATCTTCAATTGGAATAGATGCATTTTTAACTGCAAATACAGATATTGATGGTTTTGTTCGTTTATGGACTCATAATTCATTGCCTAATGCAGTAAATACGGGTTCTTTTTATGGTAATTTTAATTCTAATTATTCCGCATCAGATTACATAACTATAAATGGAGCAGGTGCAACGAGTGGTCCTGGTACATTAAGTGTTATTGGTGGTGGACAATCGTTCTTTGTGCTAATGAATCCAGGTTTAGCAACTAGTAGTACTGTACTGTTTAATAATTCTATGAGAGATAAATTGTTTTCAAATAGTCAGTTTTACAGAGCTACTGAAGGTGTTGAAAATCATAGATTTTGGTTAGATCTTGTAAGTGGTACAGAAACTTCAAGAACGTTAATTTCCTATAACGAAATGGCAACAAACGGAAGAGATAGAATGTATGACGCCATTACAAATTATAGAAATTTACAAACAATTTATACTTTATTAGAAAACGAACCTATGGTAATTCAAGGTAAAGCGCTACCATTTTTAGATGACGACTCCATCGAATTGGGAGTTAAAATTCCATCAAATGGTCAGTTTACCATTGCAATTGGTGCTTTAGATGGTTTATTTGTGAATCAAAATATTTATTTAAAAGATAAATTAAATAATGTTATTCATGATTTAAAAACTTCACCATATAGTTTTTATGCAGATGCTGGAATTGTAAATAACAGATTTGAAATTATTTACAAGAATGATGTTTTAGGCAATGAAGACTTTATTAATTCATCCGTTTCAATTTATGTAGACTCAAATATTATTAATGTTACTACAAAGGATGAAATTCAAGAAGTATTAGTATTTGATGTATTGGGACGAAAATTATATGAAAATAAATCAATTGCAAATTTAAGTTTTGCTTTGCCATTATTAAATTCAAGCAATCAAGCTTTGGTTGTGAAAGTAAAATTGAAAAATGGTCAAGTTTATACTCAAAAAATCATTTTATAGATGTATTAAACTATAAATAATATAAACCGATTCAGAAATGAGTCGGTTTTTTTATGCATTCAAATAGAATAACTACCTTTGCATCATGGAAGCATTATCAAAACAAGACTTACATCATTTGGCTATGAATCACGTAGGAAAAGAACTCGAAAAACAAGGTTTTGAGTTTATTTCTATTAACAGCCAATTGAAAAGACATCCCCAATTTATTTGTGTAGATAAACCTACAAATACCTTGCATTTTGTAATGGTTCAAGCCGTAACTTATCCCGATAATCCCACTGAATATGATGTTGTTTTTATGGAAACATTCATCAAGCATGCTAAAGAAAAGAAAGCGAAAGTTTTATTTGCAGGAGTAGGTTTTGCTAATGCAGAAGATTTCGAAAAACCGATTTTAAAAAATCAAGATTATATATTAAATTATGAAGGAATTAAAGAGATTTTGTAGCTTTTTTATTGTCCTAGTATTATTTATTTCATGTGATAAAACAACTGATTTTTATACCATTCAAGGTGAAGCACAAGGAAGTACGTATTCTATAAAATACATTTCAACAGAAGAAAAAGTTACTAAAAATCAAATTGATTCTTTGTTAACGGCTTTCGATTTATCACTTTCTACGTATCGATCAGATTCTAAAATTTCCAAAATAAATGCGGGTGATTCTACTGTTGTAATTGATGATTTTTTTATAGAAACATTCCAACTTTCGAATCAAATTTATAATGAAACCAATGGTTTTTTTGATCCTACTATTGGTGTTTTAGTCAATGCTTATGGCTTTGGTCCAAATAAAAAGCATCAAGATTTAACTCCTAAACAAGTAGATAGTTTATTGCAATTTGTAGGTTTTGATAAGATTAAATTAAATGAAAATAAAACTATATCAAAGAAATACAATGAGATGTTTATTGATTTTAATGCAATTGCGCAAGGTTATTCAGTTGATGTAGTGGTCAACTATTTAATGTCAAAAGGGATTGAAAATGCAATAGTAGAAATTGGAGGTGAATTATTCGCTTTAGGTAAAAATACGATTAATAATAAAAATTGGGTAGTAGGAATTGATGATCCATTACAAAAACCAGAAGAGCGTACCTTAATTGCTAAAGTGAATTTAGAGAATCTTGGAATGGCAACATCTGGAAATTATCGAAAAGTTATGATTGATGAAAAAACAGGAGAGAAATTCGTTCACATTATTAATCCTAAAACAGGTTTAGCGCAAAAAAATAATGTGTTAAGTGCGACTGTTTTATCTAAATCTTCAGGCTTATCAGATGGATATGCAACAGCATTTATGTTAATGAGTTTAGAAGAAAGTAAGTTGTTTCTTCAAAAACATCCAGAATTATATGTAATGCTCTTGTATTCTGATTCAAATCATAAAATGCAACAATTTATTACAGAAAATTTCAAACAATTGATTAAAGAATAATTCTAAATTAGAAATAGATTGTTAAATCTTATATAATAAACTTTTGATTTTGTAGTTATAAAGATAATTTTATGAAAACAAAATCAAATTTTATGAAGAAATTCCAATTTTCAATTTCGTTATTGCTATTAGTTCCTGCATTTCTTTTTGCTCAGGAAATTAAACTTGAGGATCCTATTCCTACAGATCCAAATGTTAAAATCGGGAAGTTATCAAACGGATTAACTTATTACATTCGAAAAAATGACAAACCAGAAGACAAAGTAGATTTGCGTTTGGTAGTTAATGCTGGTTCAATTCTTGAAACTGATCAGCAACAAGGTTTGGCTCACTTCATGGAGCACATGTGCTTTAATGGGACAAAGCGATTTCCAAAAAATCAATTAGTGGACTATTTACAAAGTATAGGAGTGAAATTCGGACAACACTTGAATGCTTATACAAGTTTTGATGAAACAGTCTATTTCTTACCTATTCCAGCAGATGATAAAGAAAAAGTTGAAAAAGGATTTCAAATTCTAGAAGATTGGGCGTTTAATACTACTCTTACTCCAGAAGAAATTGACAAAGAAAGAGGGGTTGTTCTTGAAGAATATAGAATTGGTCTTGGTGCAGATAAAAGAATGATGGGGCGTTTTATGCCAAAAATGATGTATAATTCATTGTACGCAAAGCGTTTGCCAATAGGTCAAAAAGAAATCTTAGAAAACTTTACTTATGATAAATTAACAAGTTTTTACAAGGATTGGTATCGTCCAAATTTGATGGCGGTGATTGTAGTGGGAGATATTGATGTTGCTGAAATGGAAATGAAAATCAAAGAACATTTTAGTAAATATAAAAATCCAAAAAATGAAAAACCTCGCAAGATGTTTGATGTTCCTAATCATAAAGAAACATTAGTAGCTATAGAAAGTGATAAAGAATCTCCTTATGCTCAAGTGCAATTGTTATATAAAGATTATGATGAGCCAAAACCAATAGTTACTCTACTAGATTTCAAAAAAGAGTTAACAGAAGGTTTATTTGCAACCATGTTAAATGAACGATTACAAGAACTTCAAAATAGTCCAAATCCACCATTTAATTTTGGTTATACTTATCACGGAGAAACATTTGCAAGAACTAAAGAAGCTTTTCAATCTTTTGCAATGGTAGCTCAAGACAAGCAATTAGAAGCATTAAAAGTACTTGTAAAAGAAAATGAGAGAGTAAAGCAATATGGATTTACTCAAGCGGAATTAGAAAGAGCAAAAGTAGACTTTTTGGCACAAATGGAACGTCAATACAATGAGAGAAACAAAAGTGAATCAGAGAATTTTGTATGGGAATATCAAGGAAATTTCTTAACAAAAGAACCTATTCCAGGTATTGAATGGACTTTTGAAACTATGAAAAAAATATTGCCAATGATTTCATTGGATGATACTAATGGACTTATTACTAGATATTTAAAAGATGATAATAGAGTTGTTGTTTTTACAGGTCCTGAAAAAGATGGAATGATAAAACCAACTGAAGAGCAAGTGTTAAATGCTATGAAAGTAGACGCTAAAGAGGTAACAGCTTATACGGAAACTGAAATTGCATCTAGTTTACTGAGAAATTCGTTAAAAGTTGGTTCAATTGTGTCAAAAACTAAAAATGATAAATTAGGAGCAACTATTTTAAAATTATCAAATGGAGCAACAGTTACCTACAAAAAAACAGATTTTAAAAATGACGAAATTCTTTTTGAAGCTGTAAGTTTTGGTGGGTCTAATTTGTTTTCTGACGAAGAAATTGCAAAAGTGTCATTAGCAATGGGCGGAATTACTGAAGCTGGGTTTTCAGGTATGTCTAAAAATGATATTAATAAATTTATGACTGGTAAAATTGCAAGAGTAAACCCATACGTCGGAGGAACAACAGAAGGATTTAGAGGGTCATCAACCCCAAAGGATATGGAATATTTGATGCAAATGGTTCATGCTTATTTTACCGATATAAATTTTGATAAAGAAGCTTTTAATGGATTTGTTTCCAAACAAAAAGGTTTTATGGCAAATTTGTTGTCGCAACCTTCCATGTATTTTTCAAATGAGTTCTATACTTTTTTAAATCAAGGTAATCCAAGATACAAAGGTTTTCCTTCAGAAGCTGATTATGATAATGCTGATTATGCATTAGCTTACCAAAAATTTAAAGAAAGATTTGCAAACGCTGCAGATTTCCAATTTTATTTTGTAGGAAATTTCGACGAAAATCAATTAGAAAATTTTGTTAATCAATATATTGCTTCTTTACCTGGAGATGCTTCTAAAACTGAAACAG
It encodes the following:
- a CDS encoding M16 family metallopeptidase, with translation MKKFQFSISLLLLVPAFLFAQEIKLEDPIPTDPNVKIGKLSNGLTYYIRKNDKPEDKVDLRLVVNAGSILETDQQQGLAHFMEHMCFNGTKRFPKNQLVDYLQSIGVKFGQHLNAYTSFDETVYFLPIPADDKEKVEKGFQILEDWAFNTTLTPEEIDKERGVVLEEYRIGLGADKRMMGRFMPKMMYNSLYAKRLPIGQKEILENFTYDKLTSFYKDWYRPNLMAVIVVGDIDVAEMEMKIKEHFSKYKNPKNEKPRKMFDVPNHKETLVAIESDKESPYAQVQLLYKDYDEPKPIVTLLDFKKELTEGLFATMLNERLQELQNSPNPPFNFGYTYHGETFARTKEAFQSFAMVAQDKQLEALKVLVKENERVKQYGFTQAELERAKVDFLAQMERQYNERNKSESENFVWEYQGNFLTKEPIPGIEWTFETMKKILPMISLDDTNGLITRYLKDDNRVVVFTGPEKDGMIKPTEEQVLNAMKVDAKEVTAYTETEIASSLLRNSLKVGSIVSKTKNDKLGATILKLSNGATVTYKKTDFKNDEILFEAVSFGGSNLFSDEEIAKVSLAMGGITEAGFSGMSKNDINKFMTGKIARVNPYVGGTTEGFRGSSTPKDMEYLMQMVHAYFTDINFDKEAFNGFVSKQKGFMANLLSQPSMYFSNEFYTFLNQGNPRYKGFPSEADYDNADYALAYQKFKERFANAADFQFYFVGNFDENQLENFVNQYIASLPGDASKTETAIDLGYRMIKGDHKKIVNKGKDPKSTVNIMFYGETKYDTKEAFALKALGEVLTIKLIEELRENESGVYGISARASMNKIPYGSYNFSINFPCGPENAEKLVESSLRELNKIIANGPEQKDVDKFKESAKLEYKENLKVNNFWMSVLKKSYTDQENSEESLEFEDKLNALTAKEIQEVAKKYLSKDKVIGILMPEN
- a CDS encoding Na(+)-translocating NADH-quinone reductase subunit F — its product is MEALSKQDLHHLAMNHVGKELEKQGFEFISINSQLKRHPQFICVDKPTNTLHFVMVQAVTYPDNPTEYDVVFMETFIKHAKEKKAKVLFAGVGFANAEDFEKPILKNQDYILNYEGIKEIL
- a CDS encoding M43 family zinc metalloprotease, which encodes MKKTYLLLFLFITVLAKAQIEQKRQLKLTEHNKESVRRFGVIRCLSTEADSLSRIKHPERGSINDFEEWLAPKITEYKRQVANGTLSRATVLTIPVVVHVIHDGDAVGTGENISDAQVLSQIRVLNEDFRRMLGTPGYNTSPVGADIEIEFCMAQTDPNGAATNGIDRVNTGVASYTSMAATDAMKTTTIWDPTQYLNMWSVRFGGGMAGTLGYAQFPDNSGLAGLSASGGAANTDGVVSSFDAFGSQAYAAGSYNPTYNLGRTMTHEVGHWVGLRHIWGDGNCSVDDFCADTPGSDAANFGCPNTNSCVDAAPDPRDMVENYMDYTDDACMNIFTEDQKTRIRTVFTVSPRRMELASSTKCQPPAPIIGFNLDETLINEGTDCGYQDVVLSVGIQKAPSANATVSFTTSGSATLGLDFDIFPSSVVFSAGSTASQNVTVRIYNDGVVESTENILIGLSLSTTGDAIITTGTLKDHLITINDDDYAPSPSVVVDIINADFNSGANGFTSTGNAGSDLFLLGNTASASSTFWNVQNTNTTQFAFTNDDRCNCNKNNDMLISPVFSLVGYSNATLTFDHAFADVAAAEVGEVRISVNGGTTWTTILNLTNTSTTTGSGIYFTPWVNGNTIDLAPYLGQANVRIAFRYRDGGGWNYGMAVDNVRVFSSTVAVIQEAVNSTNKDNGLLRNNETVNWYDPATNNVMGTIQNASTFDYGCTTVEVDRSQVSLGAATWPFIDAIISNHLLAKTFYVNPTNDNATGNYTVSFYYTNAEVTAWESATGRSRTELHVIKVVDNSISLVNDTNFSSYTIEEIPVTISAFGSDVIFQATFTTNLRGGYAIGPKSQINCGDITTTWNGTTWSNGSPNKQIAVIVDGNYDTNLNGNFECCSLAVNSGVNFDIKSNNYILVVNEVTNNGNFTISNNGSLIQENDLAVNTGNISYERIASVKLQDYVYWSSPISGFDVHNISPLTPSNFYWTWNPTIVNSNSGQGDWVNASSTMNPGVGYIVRAPNGFSNSVNQNWVVNFNGGVPNNGVFTPSISRGNNVNSGLTTPSGVTLADTDDNWNLIGNPYPSSIGIDAFLTANTDIDGFVRLWTHNSLPNAVNTGSFYGNFNSNYSASDYITINGAGATSGPGTLSVIGGGQSFFVLMNPGLATSSTVLFNNSMRDKLFSNSQFYRATEGVENHRFWLDLVSGTETSRTLISYNEMATNGRDRMYDAITNYRNLQTIYTLLENEPMVIQGKALPFLDDDSIELGVKIPSNGQFTIAIGALDGLFVNQNIYLKDKLNNVIHDLKTSPYSFYADAGIVNNRFEIIYKNDVLGNEDFINSSVSIYVDSNIINVTTKDEIQEVLVFDVLGRKLYENKSIANLSFALPLLNSSNQALVVKVKLKNGQVYTQKIIL
- a CDS encoding FAD:protein FMN transferase → MKELKRFCSFFIVLVLFISCDKTTDFYTIQGEAQGSTYSIKYISTEEKVTKNQIDSLLTAFDLSLSTYRSDSKISKINAGDSTVVIDDFFIETFQLSNQIYNETNGFFDPTIGVLVNAYGFGPNKKHQDLTPKQVDSLLQFVGFDKIKLNENKTISKKYNEMFIDFNAIAQGYSVDVVVNYLMSKGIENAIVEIGGELFALGKNTINNKNWVVGIDDPLQKPEERTLIAKVNLENLGMATSGNYRKVMIDEKTGEKFVHIINPKTGLAQKNNVLSATVLSKSSGLSDGYATAFMLMSLEESKLFLQKHPELYVMLLYSDSNHKMQQFITENFKQLIKE